GTTGGTGTGATTGCTGGCAAAGGCTGTGCGGTGGACGCATTCATGCACTGCCGCGAACATTGCTGCTAGTCCAAAGCCGTAGATCACCAATGCCGGCAGGCGAACGGCCCAGCCACCCCAACCACTCAGCCAGAGTCCGCCACTGACGGCTAACAATGCAATGTGCCCGAGGAATTGCATCCAGCCCTTGGCATCCGATCGCTGGTTGAGAACAGCGAGTTCCTGAGGGGTCAATAGCTTCGGCACAGTAGTCATGGCGGCAGGAATGACAGAATGCGATCGCACAGAATCCCTTTTTAACCAATCTTTTCTCGGTTGATCGGTGCTGTAGCGATCGCTACTTGCCTCTCACTGAGGTGGAGCTGGCTGGTTGCTGCTGTTCAGTGCAGGGGCTGGCGGCCGAGGACAAGAGGCCCTCAGCTGAAGCGGACGGTGGCTCGCGGACGGAAGGGAGTTTGGAGGGCGGTGCAGGCATCAATGAAGGCGGCCAGGATCGTCACTAGCAAGATGAATTCGCGATCGCGGCTGTTGATCGTGACGCTGTGTTCGTTGAAGACCTGCTCGAGCGGTTGCCAGAGCGGGTTTTTGCGGGCTTCTTGGTAGGCCTTGGCTAAGCGTTTTTGGTGGCGGGCTTCGCTGAGGCTGGTGTCACCGGCGCTGTGGGCGAAGTCGTTGCGCACGGAACGAATGCTGTTGAGCGCTTTTTCGACGGTGGGGTCGAGGAGGCCGAGTCGTGCGGCAAGGGTAATTTTGGCAGCGAAGCTTCCGAGGGAGCGATCGGGGATGAAGAGCGTATCTTCCTCGTCGCCAAGGGGCATCATGACGGATTGCAAGAGGCGTTCGAGGGCGAGATCGAGACGGGCTGCTCCGACCAGAACAACGCCGCGCCCTCGTTCGGCCATCATCTGTAAGACGAGGGCTTGGGCTGCGGCTGCAATTTGGGAGGAGTCGAAGTTTGGGGGCATAAGTGCTGCAGGGGATGAAAGCGAGAAGTTGGTGGAGAGGCGAACAGCCGGGTTTGTGGGGGTGATTGCGCACCCCCACGCCCACGCACTGGGGGACTCGACTCCCCCAGACCCCCCGCAACAGGATGGTCGGTGGGATACTACCGGTGGGAGTCAAACATCACAATTAGTCGACTTGCTGAGGCGGAAATATCGTCTGGGTAGCAATATCACTTCCCTAAGAAAGGAAGGCTAGGCGGCCTGCGATCGCAACTCTTCATAGAGGCCGGTGTTGTTGAGCAGGATGTCGCGGATGCCGTTTTGCACCTCCATGGAGTTGAGGGCTTGGCGGCTCATGCTTTGGTGGGCGTCGAAGGCACTGATGATCGCTTCTTGCAGGGCAGGGAAGAAGTCGGGCGAGATCGCGAATTGTTCTTTGCTGTTGGCTTTGGCTTGCCGAACCAATGTCGGTGATTCGAGGAGTTTGCTGCGAATTACGGTACCGACGTAGTGAACCTGATCGGCGTCGCTAACGTCGACAAAGAGGGCGTTGAGCTTGGTGATCAGTTCGGAGAGCCAGACTTTTTGTTGATCTTGGACGATGCCGCGACCGGGTTGGAAGCCGGGGATGGCGGGAGTTTCGCCGTCGCTGAGGTTGAGGTTGCGCTGGCCCAGTTTGCGGATTTGGTGGTGGGTGAGGATGACTTTGGAGAGGTCGACGCGGCCGGATTCGCGTTCAAATTCCAACAGGGGGATGAGCCGCCGGAAGAAGAGGGCGCGTTTTTCGTAGGCGGTGTTGGCGTAGTCGAAAATCTGCGCGAGGAAGGTGTAGAAGCGGACGTAGGTGCCGAGGTCACTGCGGAAGAGAGTGAGGGCAGCCAGTTCGTCTTTGGCAGCTTTGAGGGCAGCGGCATCGTTGCTGGCTTCGGCGTCGCGGGCGGCTTGGCGAGCGTTGCGGTACTGCGTCATCAAGCGATCGGCGACGGGTTCAAGGGCTTTCTGCAGATCGCTTTGTTTGTAGCTGGGGTCGAGCAACGCTTTGACGACGCGATCGATTTCGTATTCGTCGTAGTGATTTTGGGCGTCAAGCTTGAGTTTGAGGTCGAGGATGATGTTGGGATCGGTGGCTGAGGCTAGGTTGGCGGTGGTGTAGTAAGTCTTGAAGGCAGCCAAGATTTCAGCAGGGTCATTGGCGAAATCAACGATGTAGGTGGTGTCTTTGCCGGTATGGCAGCGGTTGAGGCGAGAGAGGGTTTGGACGGCTTGAATCCCCGCTAAGCGGCGATCGACGTACATTCCACAGAGCAAGGGCTGATCGAAGCCGGTTTGGAATTTGTTGGCGACCAGCAGGATTTGATAGTCATCGCTTTTGAAGGTTTCGCGGATATCGCCTTTGAGCTGGGGGTTGAGGCTGGGACTGCGCTCACTGAGGGCTCCAGGGCCAGATTCAGGATCGCTGACCTCGCCGCTGAAAGCAACCAAGGTGCCGAGATCGTAGTGTTTGTCGGCAATGTAGCGATCGATCGCCAATTTCCAGCGCACGGCTTCTTTGCGGGAGCCGACGACGATCATTGCTTTGGCTTTGCCCTCCAGCAGCGGTGCGACGTACTGCCGGAAGTGCTCGACCACAATTTCAACTTTCTGGGCGATGTTGTGGGGATGCAGCTTGACCCAGCCCATCAGCTTTTTGAGGGCAGTATTACGCTCCACTTCTTGATCGCTGAGGGTTTCGCCCTGTTGCGCCAGCCGGAAAGCGACTTTGTAGCTGGTGTAGTTCTGGAGAACATCAAGGATGAAGCCTTCCTCGATCGCCTGCCGCATCGAATAGACGTGAAAAGGCGCAGGCAGATTGTCGGGGCCCGCCGGTCGATTCGGATCAGGGCGAGTCCCAAATAGTTCGAGCGTCTTTGCCTTGGGCGTTGCGGTGAAAGCAACGTAGGTAATGCCGCTTTCGCGGGCGCGATCGCTCATTTGAGCAGCGAGAACGGCTTCCATATCCACGTCCCCGCCATCTTCGAGATCCGCGGCTTCGCTGGCGGAGAGAACTTGCTTGAGTTTGCTGGCAACTTCGCCAGTTTGCGAGCTGTGGGCTTCGTCGGCAATGACGGCAAAGCGTTTGCCTTGGGTGGCGGCTAATTCGCGGACGGCTTGTAGAGCAAAGGGAAAGGTCTGGATGGTGCAGACAACGACTTTTTTATCGCCCTTGAGGGCTTCGGCCAGTTGGGCACTTTTACTGCCGTCGTCGCGGGTGATGGTGGCGACGACGCCTTTGCGGCGTTCAAAGGCTTCGATCGCTTCCTGGAGTTGGGTATCGATGACGGTGCGATCGCTAACAACGATGACGGAATCAAAGACTTTGCGGTTGTCGGCGTCGTGGAGTTCGCTGAAGAAGTGCGCGGTCCAAGCGATCGAGTTGGTTTTGCCGGAGCCTGCCGAATGCTGAATCAGGTACTTTTGGCCGGGGCCATCACGCAGAACGGCTTGTTGCAGCAGCCGCGTGGCGACGAGTTGGTGATAGCGCGGGAAGAGTAGGCGTTGGATTTGCTGCTTCTTGTTGCGTTCGGCAATGCAGTAGCGCCCTAGAATTTCTAGCCAACTGTCCCGCTGCCAGACTTCTTGCCAGAGATAGGCGGTGCGATGGCCGTTATCATCACCCTCGGGAACAGGATTGCCGGCACCACAATCGGCAGCGTTGGGATGGCTGCCGCGATTGAAGGGCAGGAACACGGTTTTGAAGCCTGCCAGTCGCGTGGTCATTTGCACTTCGCGATTGCTGACGGCGAAATGCACGATCGCACCATTGGGAAAGCTGAGGAGCGGTTCTGGCGATCGCCCTGCGGTTTGGGGATTGCGATCGCTTTTGTATTGATAGATTGCGTCGGCGATGTTCTGGGTGTTGTCGGTTTTGATTTCTGCGGTGGCAACTGGAATGCCGTTGAGAAACAGGACTAAATCCAAACAGTTCTGGTTGTGGACGGAGTAGCGCACCTGCCGCACTACCCGCAGACGATTGGCTTGGTAGCGAGCCAGAATTTCGGGATTGGT
The sequence above is a segment of the Synechococcus elongatus PCC 11801 genome. Coding sequences within it:
- a CDS encoding DUF4145 domain-containing protein, which encodes MPPNFDSSQIAAAAQALVLQMMAERGRGVVLVGAARLDLALERLLQSVMMPLGDEEDTLFIPDRSLGSFAAKITLAARLGLLDPTVEKALNSIRSVRNDFAHSAGDTSLSEARHQKRLAKAYQEARKNPLWQPLEQVFNEHSVTINSRDREFILLVTILAAFIDACTALQTPFRPRATVRFS
- a CDS encoding type I restriction endonuclease subunit R codes for the protein MSVYLESAFEAEICEDLAQQGWLYEAGDAAHYDRALALYPPDLIAWIQETQPEAWETLQKKHGAAAADLLLKRVRQQLDLLGTLNLLRNGLEVLGLSGSLRLAQFKPAFATNPEILARYQANRLRVVRQVRYSVHNQNCLDLVLFLNGIPVATAEIKTDNTQNIADAIYQYKSDRNPQTAGRSPEPLLSFPNGAIVHFAVSNREVQMTTRLAGFKTVFLPFNRGSHPNAADCGAGNPVPEGDDNGHRTAYLWQEVWQRDSWLEILGRYCIAERNKKQQIQRLLFPRYHQLVATRLLQQAVLRDGPGQKYLIQHSAGSGKTNSIAWTAHFFSELHDADNRKVFDSVIVVSDRTVIDTQLQEAIEAFERRKGVVATITRDDGSKSAQLAEALKGDKKVVVCTIQTFPFALQAVRELAATQGKRFAVIADEAHSSQTGEVASKLKQVLSASEAADLEDGGDVDMEAVLAAQMSDRARESGITYVAFTATPKAKTLELFGTRPDPNRPAGPDNLPAPFHVYSMRQAIEEGFILDVLQNYTSYKVAFRLAQQGETLSDQEVERNTALKKLMGWVKLHPHNIAQKVEIVVEHFRQYVAPLLEGKAKAMIVVGSRKEAVRWKLAIDRYIADKHYDLGTLVAFSGEVSDPESGPGALSERSPSLNPQLKGDIRETFKSDDYQILLVANKFQTGFDQPLLCGMYVDRRLAGIQAVQTLSRLNRCHTGKDTTYIVDFANDPAEILAAFKTYYTTANLASATDPNIILDLKLKLDAQNHYDEYEIDRVVKALLDPSYKQSDLQKALEPVADRLMTQYRNARQAARDAEASNDAAALKAAKDELAALTLFRSDLGTYVRFYTFLAQIFDYANTAYEKRALFFRRLIPLLEFERESGRVDLSKVILTHHQIRKLGQRNLNLSDGETPAIPGFQPGRGIVQDQQKVWLSELITKLNALFVDVSDADQVHYVGTVIRSKLLESPTLVRQAKANSKEQFAISPDFFPALQEAIISAFDAHQSMSRQALNSMEVQNGIRDILLNNTGLYEELRSQAA